One genomic segment of Micromonospora sp. WMMC415 includes these proteins:
- a CDS encoding DUF6244 family protein yields the protein MSHIEVITGELRVLLTGVERAQGLTVAADNQAQQVALRAAGAGFAAVAAGMARVRDAIATVQGRLGGLAGSIGEAVKMTAAVPHEATAQETIAGLLPVQSGIDSARDAAAGIITQVGETQQLVAMVLQGGQPGPLLQSMESVKQVLVSVVQRAGSARRAVDVAAAEARQLGSSGN from the coding sequence GTGTCGCACATCGAGGTGATCACGGGTGAGCTGCGGGTCTTGCTGACGGGTGTGGAGAGAGCTCAGGGGCTGACCGTCGCCGCCGACAACCAGGCGCAACAGGTGGCGCTGCGTGCTGCGGGCGCCGGCTTTGCCGCGGTGGCAGCCGGCATGGCCCGGGTGCGGGATGCCATCGCGACGGTCCAGGGCAGATTGGGAGGCCTCGCCGGATCGATAGGCGAGGCCGTGAAGATGACCGCCGCCGTTCCCCACGAGGCGACTGCGCAGGAGACCATCGCGGGGCTGCTGCCGGTCCAGAGTGGGATCGACAGCGCCCGTGACGCCGCGGCTGGGATCATCACCCAGGTTGGTGAGACGCAGCAGCTCGTCGCCATGGTGCTTCAGGGTGGGCAGCCCGGGCCGCTGCTGCAGTCGATGGAGAGTGTCAAGCAGGTCCTGGTGTCGGTGGTTCAGCGTGCCGGGTCCGCCCGTCGGGCCGTCGATGTGGCCGCCGCCGAGGCACGGCAGCTGGGGTCGTCGGGAAACTGA
- a CDS encoding SitI3 family protein, with protein sequence MSIGYRLTLAGAIPLRHVADLAAPDATETPTPAGHQLLSSDLYEERGYLVTISSGRNGYYDAEDDDDAHWEWEPEVYVDIGFDMRTDDMADKGVPNMVTTVARVLADRPEDAALVLNGNWLLLTRVDRTLRKHRPQWWAHYGVDHLIPW encoded by the coding sequence ATGAGTATCGGCTACCGGCTGACGCTGGCAGGTGCCATCCCCCTGCGACACGTGGCGGATCTCGCCGCCCCGGACGCCACCGAAACGCCCACCCCGGCCGGCCATCAACTGCTCAGCTCCGATCTCTACGAAGAGCGCGGATACCTGGTCACCATCAGCTCCGGACGCAACGGCTACTACGACGCCGAAGATGACGACGACGCCCACTGGGAATGGGAGCCCGAGGTGTACGTCGACATCGGCTTCGACATGCGCACCGACGACATGGCCGACAAGGGGGTGCCGAACATGGTGACCACGGTGGCCCGGGTGCTCGCCGACCGTCCCGAGGACGCGGCGCTGGTGCTCAACGGCAACTGGCTGTTACTCACCCGCGTCGACAGGACGCTGCGCAAGCACCGACCGCAGTGGTGGGCGCACTACGGTGTGGATCACTTGATCCCGTGGTAA
- a CDS encoding serine/threonine-protein kinase, with protein MVRESDLPLASAFTVFDAQDSGCLSYGVEDAGRRWFVKKATTPQARLSLIRAAEFHTAVQHPAIIRPEQVFDGPDGPVLVYPWHDGTVLNHATRHGSDRAALVRFQQLPLPDVEAAITRILDAHLAVTAAGYVAVDLYDGCFLYDFDRRQMWLIDLDEYRPGPFVLDADRLPGSRRYMAPEEFVRGAVIDQRTTVYTLGRTIQHLLDSPHGWRGSPAQARLATRATRPAPGDRHPDVTELVAAWRSTLPL; from the coding sequence GTGGTAAGGGAGAGCGACCTGCCACTCGCGTCCGCGTTCACGGTCTTCGACGCCCAAGACTCGGGATGCCTGTCCTACGGCGTCGAGGATGCCGGGCGCCGCTGGTTCGTCAAGAAGGCCACCACCCCGCAGGCCCGCCTCTCGCTGATCCGGGCCGCCGAGTTTCACACCGCAGTCCAGCATCCGGCGATCATCCGCCCCGAGCAGGTCTTCGACGGCCCCGACGGGCCAGTGCTGGTCTACCCGTGGCACGACGGCACGGTTCTCAACCACGCCACCAGGCACGGCTCGGACCGCGCCGCGTTGGTCCGGTTCCAGCAGCTACCCCTCCCGGACGTCGAGGCGGCCATCACCAGGATCCTCGACGCGCATCTGGCCGTCACGGCTGCCGGCTACGTCGCGGTCGACCTGTACGACGGCTGCTTCCTCTACGACTTCGACAGACGTCAGATGTGGCTGATCGACCTGGACGAGTACCGACCCGGCCCCTTCGTCCTCGACGCCGACCGCCTCCCCGGATCCCGCCGCTACATGGCTCCGGAAGAGTTCGTCCGCGGTGCCGTCATCGACCAGCGCACCACCGTGTACACCCTCGGCCGCACCATCCAGCACCTGCTGGACTCCCCACACGGCTGGCGCGGCTCCCCGGCCCAAGCTCGGCTCGCGACACGCGCCACCCGCCCGGCACCCGGGGATCGACACCCCGACGTGACGGAACTGGTCGCCGCCTGGCGGTCCACGCTCCCGTTGTGA
- the argS gene encoding arginine--tRNA ligase has product MDLEQLLTDRLAPAFETVAGVPVDPVVRRSQRADFQSDAALALARRLGRPPRSIAAEVLDRADLADLCTVAEVSGPGFLNLTVAGEALAGLVAALATDPRLGVPVVAEPETVVVDYSAPNVAKEMHVGHLRSTVIGDAAARLLEWLGHRVIRANHLGDWGTPFGMLIEHLVDLGEVEAAQELSMGDLDSFYKAARAKFDADEAFRERSRLRVVALQGGDPATLRLWRLLVEQSERYFMTVYDLLDVTLTERAFHGESSYNDLLGPVVEDLDRRGLLRESEGAACVFPPGSVGRDGEPLPLIVRKSDGGYGYPATDLAAIRHRTGTLGATRLLYVVGLPQRRHFDMVYAAAAQAGWLAPPARAEHVGFGSILGPDGRMLRSRAGGSVKLVGLLEEAAARATALARERNPDLGEAEAAEVGRAVGIGAIKYADLSSDRHKDYVLDWERMLSLDGNTAPYFQYAYSRIQSIFRRAGVTAQPDAPISLAEPAERALAFELIGFAGVVTDVADSLEFHHLAGYLYRLAAAFSAFYERCPVLRADGPSRDSRLVLCDLTARVLRQGLYLLGIRTPERM; this is encoded by the coding sequence ATGGACCTTGAGCAACTGCTGACCGACCGGCTGGCGCCGGCGTTCGAGACGGTGGCCGGCGTACCGGTCGACCCGGTAGTGCGGCGCTCCCAGCGCGCGGACTTCCAGTCCGACGCGGCGCTGGCACTGGCCCGGCGGCTCGGCCGGCCGCCGCGGTCGATCGCCGCCGAGGTGCTGGACCGCGCGGACCTGGCCGACCTGTGCACCGTGGCGGAGGTTTCCGGGCCGGGCTTCCTCAACCTGACCGTCGCCGGCGAGGCTTTGGCCGGCCTGGTTGCCGCGCTGGCCACCGACCCGCGGCTCGGGGTGCCGGTGGTCGCGGAGCCGGAGACGGTGGTGGTCGACTACTCGGCGCCGAACGTGGCGAAGGAGATGCACGTCGGGCACCTGCGGTCGACGGTGATCGGCGACGCGGCGGCCCGGCTGCTGGAGTGGCTGGGGCACCGGGTGATCAGGGCCAATCACCTGGGCGACTGGGGCACACCGTTCGGGATGCTGATCGAGCACCTGGTCGACCTGGGCGAGGTCGAGGCGGCGCAGGAGTTGTCCATGGGCGACCTGGACTCGTTCTACAAGGCGGCCCGCGCCAAGTTCGACGCCGACGAAGCGTTCCGCGAGCGGTCCCGGCTGCGGGTGGTGGCCTTGCAGGGCGGCGATCCGGCGACGCTGCGGCTGTGGCGGCTGCTGGTGGAGCAGTCCGAGCGCTACTTCATGACCGTGTACGACCTGCTCGACGTGACCCTCACCGAGCGGGCCTTCCACGGCGAGAGTAGTTACAACGACCTGCTCGGCCCGGTGGTCGAGGACCTGGACCGACGCGGTCTGCTCCGGGAGAGCGAGGGCGCGGCCTGCGTGTTCCCTCCCGGTTCGGTGGGCCGGGACGGCGAGCCGCTGCCGCTGATCGTGCGCAAGTCCGACGGCGGGTACGGCTACCCGGCGACCGACCTGGCGGCGATCCGGCACCGGACCGGCACGCTGGGCGCGACCCGGCTGCTCTACGTGGTCGGGCTGCCGCAGCGGCGGCACTTCGACATGGTGTACGCCGCAGCCGCGCAGGCCGGCTGGCTGGCCCCGCCGGCTCGGGCCGAGCACGTCGGGTTCGGGTCGATCCTCGGGCCGGATGGGCGGATGCTGCGCAGCCGGGCCGGCGGGTCGGTGAAGCTGGTCGGGCTGCTGGAGGAGGCGGCGGCCCGGGCCACCGCGCTGGCCCGCGAGCGGAACCCGGACCTGGGCGAGGCGGAGGCGGCCGAAGTGGGCCGCGCGGTCGGCATCGGCGCGATCAAGTACGCCGACCTGTCCAGCGACCGGCACAAGGACTACGTGCTCGACTGGGAGCGGATGCTCTCGCTGGATGGCAACACCGCCCCCTACTTCCAGTACGCGTACTCCCGGATCCAGTCGATCTTCCGGCGGGCCGGGGTGACGGCTCAGCCGGACGCGCCGATCTCGCTGGCCGAGCCGGCCGAGCGGGCGCTCGCGTTCGAGCTGATCGGCTTCGCCGGGGTGGTCACCGACGTGGCGGACAGCCTGGAGTTCCACCACCTGGCCGGATACCTGTACCGGCTGGCCGCCGCGTTCAGCGCGTTCTACGAACGCTGCCCCGTGCTGCGGGCCGACGGACCGAGCCGGGACAGCCGGCTGGTGCTCTGCGACCTGACCGCCCGGGTACTCCGGCAGGGCCTCTACCTGCTCGGCATCCGGACCCCCGAACGGATGTGA
- a CDS encoding competence protein CoiA family protein: protein MTAARPDDRSTLPIPRWPALLGAAVGVRWAPPSPERPQACRTTICSWSASTCAQVEADHASEGFYEYWQSKGRNGDRSLVCLYCYQGSAGQPGVLVPLVVKGREGGRRRLHFAHPPNMAPAGGHAPETAWHADGKLLLAGWARRQSNVAAVRVEWHTDDRRRRADVLVELHDGTHIVLELQNQALTDRDWLARHRDYADRGIVDVWLWRPGLDRPGILLTHGVALHYLDVAEGRCGIPLGRPHTRTADWHASPHPEHFGLHYPACLNDQITVRWAPLGDLALDARGIALPMKVCDELNRTAAAVRAEAAARAARIALLRRPNPQPAPNPHDAIATPSRLAPTRPRRATAIPPPSRVPRPATNKVDERPDNPWRRRVWTCPGCGNRTGLLVCTICHPSQPHR from the coding sequence GTGACTGCAGCGAGGCCGGACGACCGCAGCACGCTGCCCATTCCACGTTGGCCCGCCCTGCTCGGGGCGGCCGTCGGCGTGCGCTGGGCCCCGCCGTCACCAGAAAGGCCACAGGCATGTCGTACGACGATCTGCTCGTGGTCGGCCTCGACCTGTGCACAGGTCGAGGCCGACCACGCCTCAGAAGGCTTTTACGAGTACTGGCAGAGCAAGGGACGCAATGGGGATCGCAGCCTGGTGTGCCTCTACTGCTATCAGGGCAGCGCAGGGCAACCCGGCGTGCTCGTACCCCTCGTCGTCAAAGGGAGGGAAGGCGGGCGGCGCCGGCTGCATTTCGCCCACCCGCCGAACATGGCGCCGGCAGGCGGTCATGCACCGGAGACGGCATGGCACGCCGACGGTAAACTGCTCCTGGCCGGCTGGGCCCGCCGGCAGTCAAACGTAGCCGCCGTTCGGGTGGAGTGGCACACCGACGACCGCCGCAGACGCGCCGACGTCCTGGTGGAACTCCACGACGGCACACACATCGTGCTGGAACTACAGAACCAGGCGCTCACCGACCGCGACTGGCTTGCCCGCCACCGCGACTACGCCGATCGTGGCATCGTTGATGTCTGGCTGTGGCGCCCGGGACTGGACCGCCCCGGCATCTTGCTCACCCACGGCGTCGCTCTGCACTACCTCGACGTAGCCGAAGGCCGCTGCGGCATCCCCCTCGGCCGACCGCATACCCGGACCGCCGACTGGCACGCCAGCCCCCACCCGGAGCACTTCGGCCTGCACTACCCCGCCTGCCTCAACGACCAGATCACCGTACGGTGGGCACCATTGGGTGACCTCGCCCTAGACGCGCGTGGCATCGCCCTGCCCATGAAGGTGTGCGACGAACTGAACCGCACTGCGGCGGCTGTCCGCGCCGAGGCCGCCGCTCGCGCTGCCCGAATCGCCCTACTCCGCCGCCCCAATCCCCAGCCGGCCCCCAATCCCCACGACGCGATCGCAACGCCGAGCCGGCTAGCGCCGACCCGCCCCCGCCGCGCGACGGCCATCCCGCCACCGTCCCGGGTCCCCCGCCCGGCGACCAACAAAGTGGACGAGCGCCCAGACAATCCCTGGCGACGTCGGGTCTGGACCTGCCCCGGCTGCGGCAACCGCACCGGCCTACTGGTCTGCACCATCTGCCATCCGAGCCAGCCGCATCGTTAG